One stretch of Candidatus Binatia bacterium DNA includes these proteins:
- the tesB gene encoding acyl-CoA thioesterase II, producing the protein MARNGMTFLEMMRLESHGPDTFVGAGPSYPWGGLYGGQIVAQALRAAALTVDPRYRVHSLHAYFIRRGDAAEPIRLEVQRIRDGRTFVTRHVVARQAAGAILNLAASFHIPEEGVDIQVEHMPSVASPESLPKDTWSPLIDRAFVDEARTRGSITAWMRLAESLPDDPTLHACALAYLSDDLPTDAVISVHPEYRGRGSGYRTFWSASLDHAIWFHRPVQADAWHLHDFSCRGLMGTRGLSTGAIFDRDGRQVATVSQEVLVRLHRERDS; encoded by the coding sequence GTGGCACGGAATGGAATGACGTTCCTAGAGATGATGCGCCTGGAATCGCACGGGCCGGATACTTTCGTAGGTGCTGGCCCCAGCTATCCGTGGGGCGGCCTTTACGGCGGGCAAATCGTCGCCCAAGCCTTGCGTGCGGCCGCCCTCACCGTGGATCCCCGGTACCGAGTGCATTCGCTGCATGCCTACTTCATCCGCCGTGGAGATGCGGCGGAGCCGATTCGACTCGAGGTGCAACGCATCCGCGACGGACGCACGTTTGTCACTCGCCACGTGGTCGCGCGCCAGGCTGCCGGAGCCATTTTGAACCTTGCGGCCTCCTTTCACATCCCGGAAGAGGGAGTCGATATCCAAGTGGAACACATGCCCAGCGTCGCCTCACCGGAGAGCTTGCCGAAAGACACTTGGAGTCCCCTCATCGACCGTGCCTTTGTCGACGAGGCTCGAACGCGTGGAAGCATCACCGCGTGGATGCGACTCGCGGAATCGTTGCCAGACGATCCGACGTTGCACGCCTGCGCACTAGCGTATCTTTCGGACGACTTGCCGACCGACGCGGTGATCAGCGTACATCCGGAGTATCGCGGCCGCGGGAGCGGCTATCGCACTTTTTGGTCCGCGAGTTTGGACCACGCCATTTGGTTTCACCGCCCCGTACAAGCCGACGCCTGGCATCTCCACGATTTTTCCTGCCGGGGTTTGATGGGCACGCGCGGCTTGTCCACCGGCGCGATCTTTGACCGCGACGGGCGTCAAGTCGCCACGGTATCGCAAGAGGTCCTGGTGCGCTTGCACCGCGAGCGCGACTCTTGA
- a CDS encoding glutathione peroxidase gives MSIHQFSALTIDGREKSLGDFAGKVLLIVNVASQCGLTPQYRGLQELYEHYRDRGFEVLGFPCNQFGGQEPGTEDEIRSFCETRYGVTFPLFAKIEVNGPNRHPLYAFLTRQPTQPDGPGDIQWNFAKFLVDREGHVAARFAPATAPVSEEVIETIERILAAGR, from the coding sequence ATGAGTATACATCAGTTTTCGGCGCTAACGATCGATGGCCGAGAAAAAAGCTTGGGAGACTTTGCGGGCAAAGTGCTGCTCATCGTGAACGTGGCCTCGCAGTGTGGCCTCACACCACAATACCGCGGCCTGCAAGAGCTTTACGAGCACTATCGCGACCGCGGCTTCGAGGTACTCGGATTTCCGTGCAACCAGTTCGGCGGCCAGGAGCCAGGCACGGAAGACGAGATCCGCAGTTTCTGCGAGACCCGCTACGGAGTCACGTTCCCGCTGTTCGCAAAAATCGAAGTGAACGGGCCGAACCGCCACCCCCTGTATGCGTTTCTCACACGACAACCGACCCAGCCGGATGGTCCGGGCGACATCCAGTGGAACTTCGCGAAGTTTCTAGTCGACCGCGAAGGACACGTCGCGGCCCGCTTTGCCCCGGCGACAGCTCCAGTGTCCGAAGAGGTCATCGAGACAATCGAGCGCATTCTGGCTGCGGGCCGTTGA
- the nodI gene encoding Nod factor export ATP-binding protein I, with protein sequence MVVEARNVIKEFGPRVAVAGVNLQIPRGICFGLLGPNGAGKTTTLRMIYGVIRPTSGTVRVFGLDVAANPRAVRSRLGVTLQQNVLIEALSPVENLRVFGRYHLLSGRVLDQRIEDLLDFLELRSHAHVPVKQLSGGFQRRLSIAQSLVNDPELLILDEPTTGLDPAVRLALWARIRALRADGKTILLTTHYMDEAQRLCDRVAIIAAGKVLAEGPPDELITAHLAPEALECECTEEEVPNLLDGLPVAHVLRAGDRLTIYAEDVARLAEAIRSRDGGERRTLVLRPANLEDVFLALTGSSLEEGEP encoded by the coding sequence ATGGTCGTCGAAGCGCGCAACGTCATCAAAGAATTTGGCCCCCGGGTGGCGGTAGCCGGAGTGAACCTGCAAATACCGCGGGGCATCTGCTTTGGGCTACTCGGTCCGAACGGCGCGGGCAAAACAACGACCCTGCGGATGATCTATGGCGTCATCCGGCCGACTTCAGGGACGGTGCGCGTCTTCGGACTGGACGTTGCCGCCAATCCACGCGCCGTGCGGTCGCGACTGGGTGTGACCTTGCAGCAAAACGTCTTGATCGAAGCTCTGTCGCCAGTGGAAAACTTGCGCGTGTTTGGGCGATACCATTTGCTGTCCGGTCGTGTTCTCGACCAGCGCATCGAGGATTTGCTGGACTTCCTCGAACTGCGATCGCATGCCCACGTGCCGGTCAAGCAACTGTCTGGGGGATTTCAGCGGCGGTTGTCCATTGCCCAGTCCCTCGTGAACGACCCCGAGCTGCTGATCCTCGACGAGCCCACCACGGGCCTCGACCCTGCCGTACGTCTCGCCCTTTGGGCTCGGATTCGTGCGTTGCGGGCGGACGGCAAGACGATCTTGCTGACGACGCACTATATGGACGAAGCCCAGCGCCTTTGCGACCGTGTGGCCATCATCGCGGCGGGCAAGGTGTTGGCGGAGGGACCGCCGGACGAGCTCATTACCGCTCACCTCGCCCCCGAAGCGTTGGAATGCGAGTGCACGGAAGAGGAAGTACCGAACTTGCTCGACGGTTTGCCCGTCGCCCACGTTCTGCGCGCGGGAGATCGGCTGACGATTTATGCGGAGGATGTCGCTCGGCTAGCTGAGGCCATTCGCTCGCGAGATGGCGGGGAGCGGCGGACACTCGTTCTACGACCGGCGAATCTGGAAGACGTTTTTCTCGCACTCACGGGTTCCTCTCTAGAAGAAGGAGAGCCATGA
- a CDS encoding transport permease protein, whose protein sequence is MNVSLRYALAVWHRNLSMYRRTWKWNILPNFFEPVFYLLAIGIGLGAYVQEMGGLPYAAFLAPGLVCVAAMNGASFEVTYNIFVRMHFEKTYDAMLTTPVQPDDVLAGEVLWAITRATIYGGCFYLVTAAWGLVPWQAAPWALFVIFLSGLLFAAVGLVFSLQIVTIDLFSFYFTLFLTPLFLFSDVFFPLAERLSGFWLWVAEALPLLHPVRLARLGFAGHWSAIMLWDVAYIAGVSVLLLTICHYSIHRRLTA, encoded by the coding sequence ATGAACGTTTCGCTGCGCTACGCGCTCGCTGTGTGGCATCGCAATCTTTCCATGTACCGGCGCACTTGGAAGTGGAATATCTTGCCGAACTTCTTCGAGCCGGTTTTTTACTTGCTGGCCATCGGTATCGGGCTGGGTGCGTACGTGCAGGAAATGGGAGGCCTTCCCTACGCGGCATTCCTCGCTCCCGGGCTGGTGTGCGTGGCCGCCATGAATGGCGCGAGCTTCGAGGTCACGTACAATATCTTTGTGCGCATGCACTTCGAGAAGACGTACGACGCTATGCTCACCACTCCGGTGCAACCGGACGACGTTCTGGCCGGCGAGGTGCTGTGGGCAATCACTCGGGCCACGATTTATGGCGGCTGCTTTTATCTTGTCACGGCGGCCTGGGGTCTGGTGCCGTGGCAGGCAGCGCCGTGGGCACTATTCGTGATTTTCCTCTCCGGCTTGTTGTTTGCCGCCGTCGGGTTGGTTTTCTCCTTGCAAATTGTCACCATCGACTTGTTTAGCTTTTACTTCACGTTGTTCCTGACGCCGCTATTTTTGTTTTCGGACGTCTTCTTTCCGTTAGCTGAGCGGCTGTCCGGCTTTTGGCTTTGGGTCGCTGAAGCGTTGCCTTTGCTCCACCCGGTACGTCTGGCTCGTCTGGGATTTGCCGGCCATTGGAGCGCCATCATGTTGTGGGATGTGGCGTACATTGCCGGCGTTTCGGTGCTGCTCCTCACCATCTGTCACTACAGTATCCACCGGCGCCTGACCGCCTGA